In one Azospirillum sp. TSH100 genomic region, the following are encoded:
- a CDS encoding methyl-accepting chemotaxis protein, producing MAVDKAAASRPRRFWSVGRKVTAAFVAAIVGGFIVIMGLQAKMQYDDAVRLATHDARVKTDMLANATKTSFVAGDGASIETEFMPLAGSNEVQLASLRAATAAGTLADFSNPRFTKYDLKADQDLIEAVLAGKGAQSRSANGHIVVTVPVVTGKSNRLVGALQIAWSLEQQIDAIATQMRNQIAICLIALVVQIALLNLLLGRIVIHPLRAMSAAMARLADGDTAIEVPGTGRSDEIGAMAGSVTVFRDNARAIERMHAAQTEADAKAEQAKRAALLDLADRFQGTVKRLVEGIAESAAGMADSADRMAMVVGEASSQTRNVARESDDIQSNVRSAAAAATELASSIGGITEQVGHSARIAGEAVSHTDRTNATVQGLIANAERIGQVVGLIHAIAKQTNLLALNATIEAARAGEAGKGFAVVATEVKGLADQTAKATDEIAAQVNAMQSVTREAADAIGAIGATITEIDGISGTITQSVQEQNSATQEIARAVEMAALGTQDVSATIAALAHTAESAGSTALGVQDAARGLSGQTRALAAEVERFLTEVRQQATGT from the coding sequence ATGGCAGTGGACAAGGCGGCCGCATCCCGGCCGCGGCGGTTCTGGAGCGTCGGCCGCAAGGTGACGGCGGCTTTCGTGGCGGCGATCGTCGGCGGATTCATCGTCATCATGGGGCTGCAGGCCAAGATGCAGTATGACGACGCGGTGCGGCTGGCGACGCACGACGCCCGCGTCAAGACCGACATGCTGGCGAACGCCACCAAGACCAGCTTCGTCGCCGGCGACGGCGCCTCCATCGAGACGGAGTTCATGCCGCTGGCCGGCAGCAACGAGGTCCAGCTCGCCTCGCTGCGCGCTGCGACGGCGGCCGGCACGCTCGCCGACTTCTCCAACCCGCGCTTCACCAAATACGACCTGAAGGCGGACCAGGATCTGATCGAGGCGGTGCTGGCCGGCAAGGGGGCGCAGAGCCGCTCGGCCAACGGGCACATCGTCGTGACGGTGCCGGTGGTGACCGGCAAGAGCAACCGGCTGGTCGGGGCCCTCCAGATCGCCTGGAGTCTGGAGCAGCAGATCGACGCCATCGCCACCCAGATGCGCAACCAGATCGCCATCTGCCTGATCGCGCTGGTGGTGCAGATCGCGCTGCTGAACCTCCTGCTCGGCCGCATCGTCATCCACCCGCTGCGCGCCATGTCAGCGGCGATGGCGCGGCTTGCCGACGGCGACACCGCCATCGAGGTGCCCGGCACCGGCCGCTCCGACGAGATCGGCGCCATGGCCGGATCGGTCACCGTCTTCCGCGACAACGCCCGCGCCATCGAGCGCATGCACGCGGCCCAGACCGAAGCCGACGCCAAGGCGGAACAGGCCAAGCGTGCCGCCCTGCTCGACCTTGCCGACCGCTTCCAGGGCACGGTGAAGCGTCTGGTCGAGGGCATCGCCGAGTCGGCCGCCGGCATGGCCGACAGCGCCGACCGCATGGCGATGGTGGTGGGCGAGGCGTCGAGCCAGACCCGCAACGTCGCCCGCGAATCCGACGACATCCAGTCCAACGTCCGCTCGGCGGCGGCGGCGGCGACCGAACTGGCCAGTTCGATCGGCGGCATCACCGAACAGGTCGGCCATTCCGCCCGCATCGCAGGCGAGGCGGTGTCCCACACCGATCGCACCAACGCCACCGTGCAGGGCCTGATCGCCAACGCCGAACGCATCGGTCAGGTGGTCGGGCTGATCCACGCCATCGCCAAGCAGACCAACCTCTTGGCGCTGAACGCCACCATCGAGGCGGCGCGGGCGGGCGAGGCCGGCAAGGGCTTCGCCGTGGTGGCGACCGAGGTGAAGGGACTGGCTGACCAGACAGCCAAGGCCACCGACGAGATCGCCGCCCAGGTCAACGCCATGCAGTCGGTGACCCGCGAGGCCGCCGACGCCATCGGCGCCATCGGCGCGACCATCACCGAGATCGACGGCATTTCCGGCACCATCACCCAGTCGGTGCAGGAACAGAACTCCGCCACCCAGGAGATCGCGCGGGCGGTGGAGATGGCGGCACTCGGCACCCAGGACGTGTCGGCCACCATCGCCGCCCTGGCTCACACGGCGGAGAGCGCCGGCAGCACCGCGCTTGGCGTGCAGGACGCCGCCCGCGGACTGTCCGGCCAGACCCGCGCTCTGGCGGCGGAGGTCGAACGCTTCCTGACCGAGGTGCGCCAGCAGGCGACGGGCACCTAA
- a CDS encoding DUF6867 family protein: protein METILGSSLPVFVFLTVLVFGGCGVLTGQTLAEGWKPVSSVLAYSLLLGVGDRFLAWGLFGEQLLSVWGFIVHTVVIGLITLTAHRIAIARRMVNQYPWLYERAGPFAWRERNPARG from the coding sequence ATGGAAACGATCCTTGGCTCTTCGCTTCCGGTGTTCGTGTTCCTGACGGTTCTGGTGTTCGGCGGCTGCGGGGTGCTGACCGGACAGACGCTGGCCGAGGGGTGGAAGCCGGTCTCCAGCGTGCTGGCCTACTCGCTGCTGCTGGGGGTTGGCGACCGCTTCCTGGCCTGGGGCCTGTTCGGTGAACAGCTGCTGTCCGTGTGGGGCTTCATCGTCCACACGGTGGTGATCGGCCTCATCACGCTGACCGCACACCGCATCGCCATCGCGCGCCGCATGGTCAACCAGTATCCCTGGCTCTATGAGCGCGCTGGGCCGTTCGCCTGGCGGGAGCGCAACCCGGCCCGCGGCTGA
- a CDS encoding ABC transporter ATP-binding protein, which produces MLKVSGVHTFYGAIEALKGIDIEIGAGEIVSLIGANGAGKSTLLMTICGSPRARQGRVFFEGEDITDLPTHEIVRRGIAQSPEGRRIFPRMTVLENLQMGSIVAQPGSFERELERVLTLFPRLKERINQRAGTMSGGEQQMLAIGRALMSQPRLLLLDEPSLGLAPLIVKQIFQVIQEINREQKMTVFMVEQNAFHALKLAHRAYVMVTGKITMTGTGAQLLADPEVRSAYLEGGH; this is translated from the coding sequence ATGCTGAAGGTATCGGGCGTCCACACCTTCTACGGCGCCATCGAGGCGCTGAAGGGCATCGACATCGAGATCGGCGCCGGCGAGATCGTCTCGCTGATCGGCGCCAACGGGGCGGGCAAGTCGACGCTGCTGATGACGATCTGCGGCAGCCCGCGGGCGCGGCAGGGCCGGGTGTTCTTCGAGGGCGAGGACATCACCGACCTGCCGACCCACGAGATCGTGCGGCGCGGCATCGCGCAGTCTCCGGAAGGCCGGCGCATCTTCCCGCGCATGACGGTTCTGGAGAATTTGCAGATGGGCTCGATCGTGGCCCAGCCCGGCAGCTTCGAGCGCGAGTTGGAGCGGGTTCTGACGCTGTTCCCGCGTCTGAAGGAGCGCATCAACCAGCGCGCCGGGACGATGTCGGGCGGCGAGCAGCAGATGCTGGCGATCGGGCGTGCGCTGATGAGCCAGCCGCGGCTTCTGCTGCTGGACGAGCCCAGCCTGGGTCTGGCGCCGCTGATCGTGAAGCAGATCTTCCAGGTGATCCAGGAGATCAACCGGGAACAGAAGATGACGGTGTTCATGGTGGAGCAGAACGCCTTCCATGCGCTGAAGCTGGCGCACCGGGCCTATGTGATGGTGACGGGGAAGATCACGATGACGGGGACGGGGGCGCAGCTTCTGGCCGACCCGGAGGTGCGGTCTGCCTATCTGGAAGGGGGCCACTGA